The following proteins come from a genomic window of Hydractinia symbiolongicarpus strain clone_291-10 chromosome 2, HSymV2.1, whole genome shotgun sequence:
- the LOC130629941 gene encoding uncharacterized protein LOC130629941, translated as MDHWQRFEEAEIPPKEAFYSKLNMSGISDEEYDYAKKVWNCITPEIDSVTMGDYHDVYLTTDVLLLAEVFETFRDVCLTNYKLDPAHFYSAPGFAWKAALKYTGIMLELLTDPDMLLMFEKGIRGGITQTVHRYAKANNKYMGDQYDPEVESSYLQYIDSNNLYGWAMRQDLPISGFKWVLNVEAFTEKRIEKIVGDNRRGYILEVDIDYPERLHGKHNELSFLPERTTVHKVKKLVPNLEHKRRLRTAAKNEFEKDFYKLMNLSVFDKIENIRNHRNIQLVTNEDKYMKLVMKPNFKGGSRFFKHLLGVEMGKTEIKMNKPVYIGQVILDLSKLVMYEFHYDFMQPKYDSKLQLCYMDTDSFVYHIRTEDFYRDIAQDVETRFDTSAYNLDDNRPLPTGKNKKVVGLMKDTLNWKIVTEFITLRAKLYAYKSLTKEGGDRKAKGVKRCVTKKSITFDDYRRCLEEGVDVYKSQVLIQNKGMKSTPKRYRS; from the exons ATGGATCATTGGCAGCGATTTGAAGAGGCGGAGATACCTCCCAAGGAGGCattctacagcaagctgaatatGAGTGGGATCAGTGATGAGGAATATGATTATGCGAAAAAGGTATGGAATTGTATTACCCCGGAGATTGATAGCGTCACCATGGGCGACTACCACGATGTGTACCTGACCACAGACGTCCTGCTATTAGCCGAAGTGTTTGAAACGTTTCGGGATGTATGCTTGACAAACTACAAGCTTGATCCTGCACACTTTTACAGTGCACCTGGTTTTGCATGGAAGGCGGCACTCAAGTATACTGGAATCATGTTAGAGCTCCTTACGGACCCtgacatgctcctgatgttcgAGAAGGGAATCCGAGGAGGTATAACCCAAACTGTACACCGGTATGCCAAGGCTAACAATAAGTATATGGGAGACCAGTACGATCCAGAGGTTGAATCATCCTACCTCCAGTACATCGATAGCAATAACCTATACGGCTGGGCTATGCGTCAAGACCTCCCAATATCAGGCTTTAAATGGGTGTTGAACGTTGAGGCCTTTACCGAAAAGCGAATTGAGAAGATCGTTGGGGACAATAGGCGTGGGTACATTTTAGAGGTTGACATCGATTATCCCGAGAGGTTGCATGGCAAACATAACGAGTTGTCGTTCCTGCCCGAACGCACAACGGTACACAAGGTTAAAAAACTAGTACCAAATTTGGAACACAAGAGGAG GCTGAGAACTGCTGCCAAAAACGAGTTTGAGAAGGATTTCTACAAGCTGATGAACCTCTCGGTGTTTGACAAAATAGAGAACATTAGGAACCACCGCAACATTCAGCTGGTCACCAACGAGGACAAGTATATGAAGCTTGTAATGAAACCAAATTTCAAGGGTGGAAGCCGGTTTTTCAAGCACCTCCTAGGCGTTGAAATGGGGAAGACGGAGATCAAAATGAACAAACCGGTGTATATAGGCCAGGTGATACTTGATCTGTCAAAGCTAGTCATGTATGAGTTCCATTACGATTTCATGCAACCTAAATATGATAGCAAGTTGCAGCTCTGTTACATGGACACGGACAGCTTCGTGTACCACATACGAACAGAAGACTTTTATCGCGATATTGCACAAGATGTCGAGACACGCTTCGACACGAGTGCCTATAATCTGGACGATAACAGGCCTCTCCCTACCGGGAAGAACAAGAAGGTCGTAGGCCTCATGAAGGATACGTTAAATTGGAAGATTGTGACAGAGTTCATCACACTTAGGGCCAAGCTATATGCCTACAAGAGCCTTACAAAAGAGGGCGGTGATCGCAAAGCCAAGGGTGTAAAGAGATGTGTAACTAAAAAGTCTATCACCTTCGATGACTATCGGCGATGTCTTGAGGAGGGCGTTGACGTCTACAAAAGCCAAGTGCTTATTCAAAACAAGGGCATGAAATCTACACCCAAGAGGTATCGAAGTTAG